The following proteins come from a genomic window of Spea bombifrons isolate aSpeBom1 chromosome 10, aSpeBom1.2.pri, whole genome shotgun sequence:
- the SLC1A2 gene encoding excitatory amino acid transporter 2 isoform X2 has translation MTSTEGANNTPKQVEVRMHESHLTTEEVRPRSPCLKICRKLRGNLLLTLTVLGVILGAVFGGVLRLASPIHPDIIMVIAFPGDILMRMLKMLILPLIISSLITGLAGLDAKSSGRLGTRAMVYYMVTTIIAAILGVILVLAIHPGDPKLKKQLGKGQENDDVSSLDAFLDLIRNLFPENLVQACFQQIQTVTKKVTVETPFEEPSNTTDSVFSLMNDTVMVTKEEIKKKLEFKDGMNVLGLIGFFIAFGIAMGKMGEQARLMVDFFNILNEIVMKLVIMIMWYSPFGIACLICGKIIAIKDLEQVARQLGMYMITVIVGLIIHGAIILPSLYFAITRKSPFPFLAGIFQAWITALGTASSAGTLPVTFRCLEENLGIDKRVTRFVLPVGATINMDGTALYEAVAAIFIAQMNGVVLDAGQIMTVSLTATLASVGAASIPSAGLVTMLLVLTAVGLPTQDISLLIAVDWLLDRMRTSVNVVGDSFGAGIVYHLSKAELDSLDKQHAQQGIEMTKTQSVYDDMKNHRENNSNQCIYAAHNSVVVDDCKVTLANNGNTADFNAVVEEPLDA, from the exons TGCCAACAACACACCCAAGCAAGTGGAGGTGCGCATGCACGAGAGCCATTTGACGACGGAGGAAGTTCGCCCCAGATCTCCTTGCctaaaaatatgcagaaaaCTCAGAGGAAACCTCCTACTGACACTCACAGTTTTGG GCGTTATTCTAGGAGCGGTGTTTGGTGGGGTGCTCCGACTTGCATCTCCAATCCACCCCGACATTATCATGGTGATAGCCTTTCCGGGGGACATACTGATGAGAATGCTAAAGATGTTGATCTTGCCTTTAATCATTTCCAGTTTAATCACAG GACTGGCTGGGCTAGATGCCAAGTCTAGTGGCCGTCTTGGGACTAGAGCCATGGTGTATTATATGGTTACCACTATTATTGCTGCCATTTTGGGGGTCATATTGGTTTTGGCCATTCATCCAGGTGACCCCAAACTAAAGAAACAACTTGGAAAGGGTCAGGAAAACGATGACGTCTCTAGCTTAGATGCTTTTCTGGATCTTATTCGGAATCTCTTCCCAGAAAACCTTGTACAGGCATGTTTCCAACAG ATTCAAACAGTTACTAAGAAGGTTACAGTTGAAACTCCCTTTGAGGAACCGTCAAATACGACCGATTCTGTCTTTTCCCTCATGAACGACACTGTAATGGTAACAAAGGAAGAAATCAAAAAGAAGTTGGAGTTCAAAGATGGCATGAATGTCTTGG GGCTGATTGGCTTCTTCATCGCCTTTGGGATTGCCATGGGGAAGATGGGGGAACAGGCTAGGCTGATGGTTGACTTCTTCAACATCCTGAACGAGATAGTTATGAAGCTTGTGATCATGATAATGTG GTATTCTCCCTTTGGTATCGCTTGTCTCATCTGCGGGAAAATCATCGCCATTAAAGACCTGGAACAGGTCGCGAGGCAACTGGGCATGTACATGATCACCGTCATCGTAGGCTTGATCATCCATGGAGCCATAATCCTGCCATCGCTTTACTTCGCAATAACTAGAAAAAGCCCGTTTCCCTTTTTGGCTGGGATTTTTCAGGCTTGGATCACCGCTTTGGGCACGGCTTCCAG tgctggAACTCTCCCTGTGACGTTCCGATGCCTGGAGGAGAACCTGGGTATTGACAAGAGGGTGACAAGGTTTGTGCTCCCGGTCGGAGCCACGATTAACATGGACGGCACAGCTTTGTACGAGGCAGTGGCTGCCATCTTCATTGCTCAGATGAACGGTGTGGTGTTGGATGCGGGGCAGATAATGACAGTGAG TCTGACGGCCACATTGGCCAGCGTAGGAGCCGCCAGCATCCCCAGCGCCGGCCTGGTCACCATGCTTCTCGTCCTGACGGCGGTGGGACTGCCCACACAGGACATCAGCCTGCTGATTGCGGTGGACTGGCTTCT GGATCGGATGAGGACGTCGGTCAACGTGGTCGGTGATTCGTTCGGAGCCGGAATCGTCTACCATCTGTCCAAAGCTGAACTCGACAGCCTGGATAAACAGCACGCGCAGCAGGGTATCGAAATGACCAAGACTCAGTCCGTTTACGATGACATGAAGAACCACAGGGAGAATAACTCCAACCAGTGCATTTATGCAGCCCACAATTCCGTGGTGGTAGATGACTGCAAG GTAACGCTGGCAAACAATGGCAACACGGCAGACTTCAATGCTGTGGTTGAAGAGCCACTCGATGCGTGA
- the SLC1A2 gene encoding excitatory amino acid transporter 2 isoform X1 codes for MCIMPFIHVFPFTRSANNTPKQVEVRMHESHLTTEEVRPRSPCLKICRKLRGNLLLTLTVLGVILGAVFGGVLRLASPIHPDIIMVIAFPGDILMRMLKMLILPLIISSLITGLAGLDAKSSGRLGTRAMVYYMVTTIIAAILGVILVLAIHPGDPKLKKQLGKGQENDDVSSLDAFLDLIRNLFPENLVQACFQQIQTVTKKVTVETPFEEPSNTTDSVFSLMNDTVMVTKEEIKKKLEFKDGMNVLGLIGFFIAFGIAMGKMGEQARLMVDFFNILNEIVMKLVIMIMWYSPFGIACLICGKIIAIKDLEQVARQLGMYMITVIVGLIIHGAIILPSLYFAITRKSPFPFLAGIFQAWITALGTASSAGTLPVTFRCLEENLGIDKRVTRFVLPVGATINMDGTALYEAVAAIFIAQMNGVVLDAGQIMTVSLTATLASVGAASIPSAGLVTMLLVLTAVGLPTQDISLLIAVDWLLDRMRTSVNVVGDSFGAGIVYHLSKAELDSLDKQHAQQGIEMTKTQSVYDDMKNHRENNSNQCIYAAHNSVVVDDCKVTLANNGNTADFNAVVEEPLDA; via the exons ATGTGTATTATGCCTTTTATACATGTGTTTCCTTTTACTCGTAGTGCCAACAACACACCCAAGCAAGTGGAGGTGCGCATGCACGAGAGCCATTTGACGACGGAGGAAGTTCGCCCCAGATCTCCTTGCctaaaaatatgcagaaaaCTCAGAGGAAACCTCCTACTGACACTCACAGTTTTGG GCGTTATTCTAGGAGCGGTGTTTGGTGGGGTGCTCCGACTTGCATCTCCAATCCACCCCGACATTATCATGGTGATAGCCTTTCCGGGGGACATACTGATGAGAATGCTAAAGATGTTGATCTTGCCTTTAATCATTTCCAGTTTAATCACAG GACTGGCTGGGCTAGATGCCAAGTCTAGTGGCCGTCTTGGGACTAGAGCCATGGTGTATTATATGGTTACCACTATTATTGCTGCCATTTTGGGGGTCATATTGGTTTTGGCCATTCATCCAGGTGACCCCAAACTAAAGAAACAACTTGGAAAGGGTCAGGAAAACGATGACGTCTCTAGCTTAGATGCTTTTCTGGATCTTATTCGGAATCTCTTCCCAGAAAACCTTGTACAGGCATGTTTCCAACAG ATTCAAACAGTTACTAAGAAGGTTACAGTTGAAACTCCCTTTGAGGAACCGTCAAATACGACCGATTCTGTCTTTTCCCTCATGAACGACACTGTAATGGTAACAAAGGAAGAAATCAAAAAGAAGTTGGAGTTCAAAGATGGCATGAATGTCTTGG GGCTGATTGGCTTCTTCATCGCCTTTGGGATTGCCATGGGGAAGATGGGGGAACAGGCTAGGCTGATGGTTGACTTCTTCAACATCCTGAACGAGATAGTTATGAAGCTTGTGATCATGATAATGTG GTATTCTCCCTTTGGTATCGCTTGTCTCATCTGCGGGAAAATCATCGCCATTAAAGACCTGGAACAGGTCGCGAGGCAACTGGGCATGTACATGATCACCGTCATCGTAGGCTTGATCATCCATGGAGCCATAATCCTGCCATCGCTTTACTTCGCAATAACTAGAAAAAGCCCGTTTCCCTTTTTGGCTGGGATTTTTCAGGCTTGGATCACCGCTTTGGGCACGGCTTCCAG tgctggAACTCTCCCTGTGACGTTCCGATGCCTGGAGGAGAACCTGGGTATTGACAAGAGGGTGACAAGGTTTGTGCTCCCGGTCGGAGCCACGATTAACATGGACGGCACAGCTTTGTACGAGGCAGTGGCTGCCATCTTCATTGCTCAGATGAACGGTGTGGTGTTGGATGCGGGGCAGATAATGACAGTGAG TCTGACGGCCACATTGGCCAGCGTAGGAGCCGCCAGCATCCCCAGCGCCGGCCTGGTCACCATGCTTCTCGTCCTGACGGCGGTGGGACTGCCCACACAGGACATCAGCCTGCTGATTGCGGTGGACTGGCTTCT GGATCGGATGAGGACGTCGGTCAACGTGGTCGGTGATTCGTTCGGAGCCGGAATCGTCTACCATCTGTCCAAAGCTGAACTCGACAGCCTGGATAAACAGCACGCGCAGCAGGGTATCGAAATGACCAAGACTCAGTCCGTTTACGATGACATGAAGAACCACAGGGAGAATAACTCCAACCAGTGCATTTATGCAGCCCACAATTCCGTGGTGGTAGATGACTGCAAG GTAACGCTGGCAAACAATGGCAACACGGCAGACTTCAATGCTGTGGTTGAAGAGCCACTCGATGCGTGA